In Zingiber officinale cultivar Zhangliang chromosome 3B, Zo_v1.1, whole genome shotgun sequence, a single window of DNA contains:
- the LOC121968062 gene encoding agamous-like MADS-box protein AGL80, producing the protein MARSKVRLVRIANDAIRRATLKKRLKGLMKKVRELTVLCDVEAAAAVYDPQHPLRPAVWPSRRDAELTFRRFRDMPDIQRRRKVSSHETFLLERVAKLRDHLRRLMRANRELEMSVLLLEGLFGRSLLDVSIEDASTLSQLVDNKLREIASRREEVVRRLSMAPPPPPPPPPPQAVPTLIPLPLQHCINWPPLPPTPLPAVHTLMAPPLHQSMNGSLLPLPPQPPAAPMPSQRNINCLSFSATTALPSIQASALEGSHNHAAAAAAAGNFQTMDEYSGAAINPFPWSDSLFF; encoded by the coding sequence ATGGCGAGGAGCAAGGTGAGGCTGGTGAGGATCGCCAACGATGCCATCCGCCGGGCGACGCTCAAGAAGCGTCTCAAGGGCCTGATGAAGAAGGTGCGAGAGCTGACGGTGCTCTGCGACgtcgaggcggcggcggcggtgtaTGATCCGCAGCACCCCTTGCGCCCGGCGGTGTGGCCGTCCCGCCGCGACGCCGAGCTCACGTTCCGACGCTTCAGGGACATGCCGGACATCCAGCGACGCCGGAAGGTGTCAAGCCACGAGACGTTCCTCCTCGAGCGCGTCGCCAAGCTGCGCGACCATCTCCGCCGCCTGATGCGGGCCAACCGCGAGCTCGAGATGTCGGTGCTCCTACTCGAGGGCCTCTTCGGCCGGAGCCTCCTCGACGTCAGCATCGAGGACGCCTCCACGCTCTCGCAGCTCGTCGACAACAAGCTCCGGGAGATCGCCTCGAGGCGGGAGGAGGTCGTCCGGCGACTTTCTATGGCCcctccgccgcctcctcctcctcctcctcctcaggcGGTTCCTACACTTATCCCTCTACCTCTACAGCACTGCATCAACTGGCCGCCACTGCCTCCCACTCCTCTTCCGGCGGTTCATACACTCATGGCTCCCCCTCTACACCAGAGCATGAACGGGTCGCTACTGCCTCTTCCACCGCAGCCTCCGGCGGCTCCTATGCCTTCTCAGAGGAACATTAACTGCTTGTCGTTCTCAGCCACGACCGCACTCCCATCAATTCAAGCTTCAGCGCTGGAGGGCAGTCACAATCACGCCGCTGCCGCTGCCGCCGCCGGCAACTTCCAGACTATGGATGAGTACTCCGGCGCAGCAATTAACCCATTCCCGTGGAGTGACTCCTTGTTCTTTTGA
- the LOC122054656 gene encoding transducin beta-like protein 3 gives MDAISPLVLKQRYPYVSSLQHSYDGGSFVVYFDGSFLTCSYGDKVKLVSSSDSSALRSLDGFSESSSSFTLSLEVRFLFTTTDNRQIRVWELSSRKCIRSWKGYDGLAKSMACHSSSGFLGGVNIMVCVWDVDGGFCPHFFKGHWGIVTLIKFQLLLFSGGDVAIVRVWNLQSKKCVAVLENHFSPVASLAIYDDGSILLSAGRAKVVNRWDLQNYSFKIDKSSVHDVMLIGRSMRIFIVQQLVIHFAYWVPDDLPRGLLLNR, from the coding sequence ATGGACGCAATATCGCCTCTAGTTCTGAAGCAAAGATACCCCTATGTGTCATCGCTGCAACATTCCTATGATGGTGGATCTTTTGTTGTGTACTTTGACGGCTCCTTCCTCACCTGCTCCTACGGTGACAAAGTAAAACTCGTGAGTTCGTCCGATTCCTCTGCCTTAAGGAGTCTTGACGGGTTTTCAGAGTCTAGTTCTTCCTTCACCTTAAGCCTTGAAGTCAGGTTCCTTTTCACTACCACCGACAACCGTCAAATTCGAGTTTGGGAGCTCTCCTCCCGTAAGTGCATTCGTTCGTGGAAGGGATATGATGGTTTAGCAAAGAGCATGGCATGCCATTCTTCTAGTGGATTTCTAGGTGGAGTAAACATAATGGTTTGTGTTTGGGACGTAGACGGTGGATTTTGCCCACATTTCTTCAAAGGTCATTGGGGTATTGTGACACTCATCAAATTCCAGTTACTGTTGTTCTCAGGCGGTGATGTTGCTATTGTTCGAGTTTGGAACTTGCAATCTAAGAAGTGTGTTGCAGTGCTGGAAAACCACTTCTCACCAGTTGCCTCATTGGCAATATATGATGATGGCTCGATTTTGCTAAGTGCTGGAAGAGCTAAGGTCGTGAACAGATGGGACTTGCAAAATTATAGCTTTAAGATAGACAAGAGTAGTGTCCATGATGTCATGCTTATCGGCAGATCGATGAGGATTTTCATAGTTCAGCAGCTTGTAATACATTTTGCCTATTGGGTACCAGATGATCTTCCTCGTGGGCTACTACTTAACAGATGA